The Gammaproteobacteria bacterium sequence CGTGGCTTTCCAGTTTTCACCACCTGACACAATTGCTTCAGATGTTGCAGGAGGAGTATTTTCATCTGGCCAGTCCGACGGTGCTCGTGATTCAGTTGGCTCATCAAGATAAATATTAATGACGCCAGAACTTGTGCCGGAGGGAGTAACTGTATCAGATGTAAAATACGTGATCGCTAATAAAGAAATATGAGCACCAATCGATATTCCCCACCAAATCGGAGCGAGCGCAAAGCTCGATGCACTTAATGAAATAAGTGCAATAAAAACTATTTTTTTTGTAATTTTTTTCATTTTAAAAAATAACGGGCCAAATTAATTGACCCGTTATTAATATTGCTTTTAAAGCTTTGCGATACCACGTTTGACAATTTTGAACAGGAAAAACCCACCAACGATCGCTGCGAAAATCGGCCAGATAAGATCGATTACCGAGAGGGCGTCAGTCTGCATTCCAGTGATGGTTGTGCCGACAACAGCCGGTACAGCAGCAAATGCACCAACTGAAGCGGTACTCAAAATGCCAGCTACAATGATTTTCATTTTTTTCATTTTATTCTCCATTTAATAGTTTAAAAGTAGATCAGAGTTGATCCACGCCTTTTTTGAAAGCCAACAAAACGTTAGCCATTGAGAAACCGATTACCCATGCGCCCATGAGGTAACCGATCACTTCGAGAAGCGCTGAATCCCAGGTCATCTTTGAAATCCAGCACTGAATCCCAGCGCCCACATCAACACAATGGCGACTGTTAAAATGACGTCCGACAAATTATCGAGTGTGAGAACTTCCACTATGACTATGCAGCCCGAGTTTTACTGGAAACATGAAGAGGTAGGAGTTTGAGACGACCAACTGATAAATTTTGAAACCGGTCAATGACAAAAGATTTTTCATCAACTTGATATTCGCCAGGTGGGTAAGGTTGTTGCTGATCGTCGAGTTGAATTTTCAACTCCATTGGATAAGGTTTATCGCGTAGATGAATCCAGCCAAATTGATTTCGAATTGAAAAGGGATTGCCGGTTTTCTTCGAGTTGCCAGTAAAGACGTCGATTTCAGTAGTTTTAATTTCAATTTTGAACATTTCATTCTCCTTTAATTTTTAATTGCCATCACAATACTAATAGGCAAGGGGCGGAAATATCTGTATAAGTATTTGTTTTGTATGAAAATACTGCTTGTCTTAAAATAAAAGCGGCCGTGATTATAAAATTATAAAAAGACAAAATTATAATTACAGTAAATAATCAAACAAGTCAACGAAAATTGTTTATAATTTTGTCATGATTAAAAAAGCGTCTGATGAAAAAAAAATAAGGAGAGATAAAGTGACGA is a genomic window containing:
- a CDS encoding major coat protein, with amino-acid sequence MKKMKIIVAGILSTASVGAFAAVPAVVGTTITGMQTDALSVIDLIWPIFAAIVGGFFLFKIVKRGIAKL
- a CDS encoding single-stranded DNA-binding protein, with product MFKIEIKTTEIDVFTGNSKKTGNPFSIRNQFGWIHLRDKPYPMELKIQLDDQQQPYPPGEYQVDEKSFVIDRFQNLSVGRLKLLPLHVSSKTRAA